A single window of Pectobacterium parmentieri DNA harbors:
- a CDS encoding YbhB/YbcL family Raf kinase inhibitor-like protein produces MLQLSSHSFQDGKTIPGEFAFAVPDANSHIALSSNHNPHLAWQGAPEGTQSFVLICHDPDVPSRGDDVNQEGREVSASLPRVDFYHWLLLDIPASISEIAAASHSASITPRGKTGPSAPAGFRHGINDYTAWFATDEQMKGTYYGYDGPCPPWNDTIVHHYIFTLYALATPSLAIEGEINGANVHTALANAPVLAEAKLTGLYTLNPALL; encoded by the coding sequence ATGCTGCAACTCTCCAGCCACAGTTTTCAGGACGGCAAAACTATCCCAGGCGAGTTTGCCTTTGCTGTACCGGATGCAAACAGCCACATTGCACTGTCTTCTAACCACAATCCCCATCTTGCCTGGCAAGGCGCTCCCGAAGGAACACAGTCTTTCGTATTGATCTGTCACGACCCGGATGTACCCAGCCGCGGTGACGATGTAAATCAGGAAGGCCGCGAAGTTAGTGCCTCTCTGCCACGTGTTGATTTCTACCATTGGCTATTGCTGGATATTCCCGCCAGCATCAGCGAAATCGCCGCCGCTTCTCATTCCGCTAGTATTACTCCGCGCGGGAAAACCGGCCCGAGTGCACCAGCAGGGTTCCGACACGGCATCAACGACTACACTGCCTGGTTCGCCACCGACGAGCAGATGAAAGGCACCTACTATGGCTATGATGGCCCTTGCCCACCGTGGAACGATACGATCGTCCATCACTATATCTTCACACTTTACGCTCTCGCGACTCCGTCTTTAGCAATAGAAGGTGAGATTAACGGAGCGAATGTCCATACCGCGTTGGCTAACGCGCCCGTATTGGCAGAGGCGAAACTGACCGGACTGTATACGCTTAATCCAGCATTGTTGTGA
- a CDS encoding helix-turn-helix transcriptional regulator, translating into MSMTALRPVSPPLLEAADWTLPSGQPLQRYGLCSLAQPHLRIPQQTTRFHFYEATLLLVLSGQLIILEQDKTTVVDTPSQLCLITPDARADLTKTPGGHDPAFRSIFLTFSPTLLARFYLRYPEQLTQVYRLRPFTALALDGDLTRTLQHLVEGITGNTLNESRLELRLMDMLLVLSERGYHFGVPPQPGVSTQLRALISEEPERHWTAQSAGRLLAMSEATLRRRLSAEQTRFEVLLLETRMQHAMMLVQTTSWSMQRLAEACGYKSSARFSERFKTRFGCSPTKIR; encoded by the coding sequence ATGAGTATGACAGCTTTACGCCCCGTTTCTCCGCCTCTCCTTGAAGCGGCGGACTGGACATTGCCATCAGGCCAGCCGCTACAGCGGTATGGCCTGTGTTCATTAGCTCAACCTCACTTGCGCATACCCCAGCAGACGACGCGTTTCCATTTTTACGAGGCTACACTTCTGCTGGTTCTTTCTGGTCAACTGATTATCCTCGAACAGGACAAAACGACTGTTGTCGATACACCATCTCAGCTTTGCCTGATTACGCCCGATGCCCGTGCCGATCTGACGAAAACACCTGGCGGTCATGACCCCGCGTTCCGATCAATATTTCTGACGTTTTCACCTACGCTGCTAGCGCGTTTTTATCTCCGCTATCCTGAACAGTTGACGCAGGTATATCGTCTGCGTCCCTTCACTGCACTCGCATTAGATGGCGATCTTACCCGCACATTACAGCATCTGGTTGAAGGTATTACGGGCAATACGCTCAATGAATCGCGTCTCGAACTCCGACTGATGGATATGCTGCTGGTGCTGTCGGAACGAGGCTATCACTTTGGCGTACCGCCACAGCCCGGCGTTTCCACTCAACTACGTGCGCTTATCAGCGAAGAGCCAGAACGCCACTGGACCGCGCAGTCTGCGGGGCGTTTGCTGGCTATGAGCGAAGCCACGTTACGTCGCAGATTGTCTGCCGAGCAGACGCGTTTTGAAGTGCTGTTGCTGGAAACGCGAATGCAGCACGCGATGATGTTGGTACAGACGACGTCATGGAGTATGCAACGTCTGGCGGAAGCCTGCGGGTATAAATCTTCTGCACGCTTTTCCGAACGGTTTAAAACCCGTTTTGGCTGTTCACCAACCAAGATTCGTTAA
- the prc gene encoding carboxy terminal-processing peptidase, with product MNNLVRITAIAGLLLAGSSFANENITRVEQIPQLHQEPQHATVSDRVASRFLRSHYRQFMLDAQFSEKIFNRYLNMLDYSHNVLLASDVAQFSGQKAQLGDALKSGQLDIPYALYNLAQKRRFERFQYALSLLDKPVDLTGNDTFELDRSKAPWPQNAGELNRLWDAKVKYDWLSLKLTGKDDKDIKETLTKRYQFAIRRLAQSNSEDVFQLVMNAFAREIDPHTSYLSPRNTEQFNTEMSLSLEGIGAVLQMDDDYTMINSMVPGGPAAKSKNITVGDRVVGVGQNGKPMVDVIGWRLDDVVALIKGPKGSKVRLEVLPAGKGTKTRIVTLTRERIRLEDRAVKMSVKTVGKDKVGVLDIPGFYVGLTDDVKVQLQKLEKQNVSSIVIDLRTNGGGALTEAVGLSGLFIPSGPVVQVRDNNGKVREDSDTDGIVYYKGPLVVLVDRFSASASEIFAAAMQDYGRALIVGEPTFGKGTVQQYRSLNRIYDQMLRPDWPALGSVQYTIQKFYRIDGGSTQMKGVTPDVMMPTGTETVDTGEKFEDNALPWDSIKAANYTKSGDLKTLISKLNEHHQERIAKDPEFQFVAQDIARYNAMKDKRNFVSLNLAQREKENDDDEAMRLNRINDRLAREGKKLLKSLEDLPKDYQAPDPYLDETVKIANDLAQDQKE from the coding sequence ATGAACAACTTAGTCAGAATAACCGCCATTGCAGGCTTACTGCTGGCGGGCTCTAGTTTTGCAAATGAAAACATTACGCGTGTTGAGCAAATCCCTCAGCTACATCAGGAGCCTCAACATGCTACCGTTAGCGACAGGGTGGCCTCACGTTTCCTGCGTTCGCATTATCGTCAGTTTATGCTGGATGCGCAGTTCTCTGAGAAAATTTTTAACCGCTACCTCAACATGCTGGATTACAGCCACAATGTGCTGTTGGCCTCTGATGTGGCGCAGTTTTCCGGGCAAAAAGCCCAATTGGGCGATGCGCTGAAGTCCGGTCAACTGGATATTCCCTATGCGTTATACAATCTGGCGCAGAAACGTCGGTTTGAACGTTTTCAATATGCACTGTCGCTGCTGGATAAACCGGTAGATCTGACGGGCAACGATACGTTTGAGCTCGATCGCAGCAAAGCCCCTTGGCCACAGAACGCGGGTGAACTTAACCGTCTGTGGGATGCTAAGGTAAAATATGACTGGCTCAGCCTAAAGCTGACCGGTAAAGATGATAAAGACATCAAAGAGACGCTGACCAAGCGTTACCAGTTTGCGATTCGTCGTTTGGCGCAGAGCAACAGCGAAGATGTTTTTCAACTCGTCATGAACGCCTTTGCGCGTGAAATTGATCCGCATACCAGCTACCTGTCACCGCGTAACACCGAGCAATTCAATACCGAAATGAGCCTGTCGCTCGAAGGGATTGGCGCGGTGTTGCAGATGGATGATGACTACACCATGATTAATTCCATGGTGCCCGGCGGCCCGGCGGCGAAGAGCAAAAACATTACCGTCGGTGACCGTGTGGTCGGCGTTGGCCAAAACGGCAAGCCGATGGTGGATGTTATCGGCTGGCGTCTGGACGATGTGGTTGCGCTGATCAAGGGGCCGAAAGGCAGTAAGGTGCGTCTGGAAGTTCTGCCTGCGGGTAAAGGGACGAAAACCCGTATTGTCACGCTGACGCGTGAACGTATCCGCCTTGAAGATCGCGCAGTTAAAATGTCCGTCAAGACGGTCGGTAAAGATAAAGTCGGCGTGCTGGATATCCCCGGCTTCTATGTCGGCCTGACAGATGACGTTAAAGTTCAGCTCCAGAAGCTGGAAAAACAGAACGTCAGCAGCATCGTGATTGACCTGCGGACTAACGGTGGCGGTGCGCTGACGGAAGCGGTAGGGCTTTCCGGTCTGTTTATTCCAAGTGGCCCTGTCGTTCAGGTACGCGACAATAACGGCAAAGTGCGCGAAGACAGCGACACTGACGGTATTGTGTATTACAAAGGCCCGCTGGTCGTGCTGGTCGATCGTTTCAGTGCTTCCGCTTCTGAGATCTTCGCGGCGGCGATGCAGGATTACGGTCGTGCCTTGATCGTGGGTGAGCCGACGTTTGGTAAAGGCACCGTACAGCAATATCGCTCGCTGAATCGGATCTACGATCAGATGCTGCGCCCTGACTGGCCAGCGCTCGGTTCCGTGCAGTACACGATTCAGAAGTTCTATCGCATCGACGGTGGCAGCACTCAGATGAAAGGCGTGACGCCTGACGTGATGATGCCAACCGGCACCGAGACGGTAGATACTGGCGAGAAATTTGAAGATAACGCGTTACCGTGGGACAGCATTAAAGCGGCCAACTACACGAAGAGCGGCGATCTGAAGACGTTGATTAGCAAACTGAATGAGCATCATCAGGAGCGTATTGCTAAAGATCCTGAGTTCCAGTTTGTTGCGCAAGATATTGCCCGCTACAACGCGATGAAGGATAAGCGCAATTTTGTATCGCTCAATCTTGCACAGCGTGAGAAAGAGAATGACGACGATGAAGCGATGCGTCTGAATCGGATTAACGATCGACTGGCGAGAGAAGGCAAAAAACTGCTCAAATCGCTGGAAGATTTGCCGAAAGATTATCAGGCTCCCGATCCTTATCTGGATGAAACGGTGAAAATCGCTAACGATTTGGCGCAAGACCAGAAAGAGTAA
- the proQ gene encoding RNA chaperone ProQ, producing MENQPKLNSSKEVIAFLAERFPLCFTTEGETRPLKIGIFQDLVERVPESDNVSKTQLRSALRLYTSSWRYLYGVKLGAQRVDLDGNPCGELEQQHVDHARTQLEEAKARVQAQRAEQQAKKREAAGETADAARTPRPAQRRTPRRDASNDASRNHASQNHASQNHAPRKPRQSSPGQSQSSSQQPANAQPRQAKPANNERQRVAVTDVSKLQIGQEIKVRAGKDAMDATVLEIAKGEVRVQLASGLAMIVRAEHLQF from the coding sequence ATGGAAAATCAACCTAAGTTGAACAGTAGTAAAGAAGTCATAGCCTTTTTGGCAGAGCGGTTCCCGCTTTGTTTCACCACTGAAGGTGAAACGCGTCCGTTAAAGATCGGTATTTTTCAAGATCTTGTTGAGCGTGTACCGGAATCCGATAACGTCAGTAAGACGCAATTACGCTCTGCGCTGCGTCTTTACACCTCAAGCTGGCGGTATCTGTATGGTGTAAAATTAGGTGCCCAACGTGTCGATCTGGACGGTAACCCGTGTGGTGAGTTGGAGCAGCAGCATGTCGATCATGCCCGCACGCAGTTGGAAGAAGCGAAGGCGCGAGTTCAGGCTCAGCGTGCTGAGCAGCAGGCGAAAAAACGTGAAGCAGCCGGAGAGACGGCAGATGCAGCGCGTACGCCTCGTCCCGCTCAGAGACGTACGCCGCGTCGCGATGCTTCAAACGATGCATCTCGAAACCATGCATCTCAAAACCATGCATCTCAAAACCATGCACCGCGTAAACCACGCCAGTCTTCTCCCGGCCAATCTCAGTCCTCTTCTCAGCAACCAGCGAATGCTCAACCGCGTCAGGCAAAACCTGCCAACAATGAGCGTCAGCGGGTTGCGGTTACAGATGTTTCCAAACTGCAAATCGGTCAGGAAATCAAAGTCAGAGCCGGCAAAGACGCCATGGATGCCACCGTGCTTGAAATTGCCAAAGGCGAAGTCAGGGTACAATTGGCTTCTGGACTGGCAATGATTGTACGCGCAGAACACTTGCAGTTCTGA
- a CDS encoding GAF domain-containing protein: MNKQEFYQDLIRDMSSLIADENRFITILSNSSALLFERLDGVNWAGFYLLDNDSLFLGPFQGKVACVRIPVGKGVCGAAIAENRIQRVDDVHAFPGHIACDAASNAEIVLPLVVNGQRIGVLDIDSPLYQRFDADDEEGLKAVVSVLCAQLEASDVMTFINSLTLRQG, translated from the coding sequence ATGAATAAACAAGAATTTTATCAGGATCTCATTCGTGATATGTCATCGCTTATTGCGGATGAAAACCGTTTTATTACCATTTTATCAAACAGTAGTGCACTGCTGTTTGAGCGTTTGGATGGGGTTAACTGGGCAGGGTTTTACCTGTTGGATAACGACTCGCTTTTCCTGGGACCGTTTCAGGGCAAGGTTGCCTGCGTGCGTATTCCGGTAGGCAAAGGTGTATGCGGTGCGGCGATAGCTGAAAATCGCATTCAGCGCGTGGACGATGTCCATGCGTTCCCCGGTCATATCGCCTGTGATGCCGCGAGTAATGCTGAAATCGTGCTACCGCTTGTCGTTAATGGGCAACGGATTGGCGTTCTGGATATTGACAGTCCCCTTTATCAGCGTTTTGACGCAGATGATGAAGAAGGGCTGAAGGCCGTGGTGAGCGTACTTTGTGCTCAATTAGAAGCGAGCGATGTGATGACATTCATCAATTCTCTCACGTTGAGACAAGGTTAA
- the yebS gene encoding membrane integrity lipid transport subunit YebS produces the protein MKIQTIAGPAPFPSPRPPLTDGAKSAAVSTIARYHRCPECDAFFALPQLKRNQTANCPRCDAKVSSGRDWTISRLAAMAVAMLVLMPFAFTEPLISIRLLGVTINASLFEGIWQITRQGHPLTASMVAFCTVGAPLTLVFSLLYLFFAPRIGMNLRPILLMLQRLKEWMMLDIYLVGMAVAAIKVREFADVQAGIGLVAFLALMILSLLTLIHLNTDQLWQRFYPRLRPLISPDRYRICLSCHFTSSPDSRGRCPRCHIPLRLRQRQSLQKSWAALIASIILLFPANLLPISIIYSNGARTEDTIFSGILSLATGNIPIALVVFIASILVPFTKVIVLFGLLVSIHVQSEGNIMMRMKLLRVIRWIGRWSMLDLFVIALTMSLVNRDQLLAFTMGPAAFYFGAAVILTILAVEWLDSRLMWDNTDVELE, from the coding sequence ATGAAAATACAGACTATAGCCGGCCCTGCACCGTTTCCGTCTCCCCGACCGCCGTTAACCGATGGGGCTAAAAGTGCGGCGGTATCCACCATCGCTCGTTACCATCGCTGCCCGGAATGCGATGCTTTTTTTGCACTACCGCAACTGAAGCGTAACCAGACGGCTAATTGCCCACGCTGCGATGCCAAAGTCAGTTCAGGCAGAGACTGGACCATTTCCCGGCTTGCTGCAATGGCCGTCGCCATGCTGGTACTAATGCCATTTGCCTTCACCGAGCCGTTAATCAGTATTCGCCTGCTGGGGGTTACCATCAATGCCAGCCTGTTTGAAGGTATTTGGCAAATCACCCGTCAGGGACACCCACTCACGGCCAGTATGGTTGCATTTTGTACCGTTGGCGCACCGCTAACGTTAGTTTTTTCACTGTTATACCTGTTTTTTGCTCCCCGGATCGGCATGAACCTGCGCCCCATCCTGCTCATGTTGCAACGGCTAAAAGAGTGGATGATGTTGGATATCTATCTGGTTGGCATGGCCGTTGCCGCGATCAAAGTCCGTGAGTTCGCGGATGTTCAGGCCGGTATCGGGCTCGTCGCCTTTCTGGCGCTGATGATCTTAAGTCTGTTGACGCTGATCCACTTAAATACCGACCAGCTTTGGCAGCGGTTTTACCCACGTCTGAGGCCATTGATTTCGCCAGATCGCTACCGAATCTGCCTTTCCTGCCATTTTACCAGCTCGCCTGACAGCCGGGGACGCTGCCCCCGTTGCCATATTCCGCTTCGCTTACGCCAGCGTCAGAGCCTGCAAAAATCCTGGGCAGCGCTGATTGCCTCTATAATTCTACTGTTCCCCGCTAACCTGTTGCCCATATCGATTATTTATTCCAACGGCGCACGCACGGAGGACACCATTTTTTCCGGCATACTTTCACTCGCGACAGGCAATATCCCGATCGCACTGGTGGTTTTCATCGCCAGTATTCTGGTGCCGTTTACTAAAGTTATTGTGCTGTTCGGCCTGTTGGTTAGCATCCATGTCCAGTCGGAAGGCAACATAATGATGCGCATGAAATTACTGCGCGTTATCCGTTGGATCGGTCGCTGGTCCATGCTCGATTTATTTGTGATTGCCCTGACGATGTCGCTCGTCAACCGCGATCAACTACTCGCTTTCACCATGGGGCCTGCTGCTTTTTACTTTGGCGCAGCGGTGATTCTCACTATCCTTGCTGTTGAATGGCTGGATAGTCGACTGATGTGGGATAACACTGATGTGGAATTGGAATAA
- a CDS encoding PqiB family protein yields the protein MQDNTSGTPTEATVKNKRRLSPFWLLPLIALMIAGWLIYTNQQERGATVTIDFVSADGIVAGRTPVRYQGVEVGTVQNIKLSEDLRTIQVEASIKSDMKEALRSGTQFWLVTPKASLAGVSGLDALVGGNYIGMMPGSGEAQEHFSALDTQPKYRVNTGELLIHLHADDLGSLNTGSLVYYRKIPVGKVYDYTVSQDRHGVTIDVLVERRFIHLVKKNSRFWNVSGFNADISVSGAKIEMENLAALVNGAIAFDSPEESEDAGAEQSYRLYPDLAQSQRGVKITLDLPSGDNLSEGRTPLMYQGLEVGTLNKITLNPDDGKVSGELIIDPSVITLMREGTRIELNKPQLSLSDLNISRLLSGPTLTLLPGEGEPRQHFTVLDSGQQQLAQPGALSIQLTAAQSYGIDSGQPVLLHGVQIGQVVKRTLDEQGVSFVLVIEPRYRQLLHRDSKFIVNSRVNVKMGLDGIQVLGASAQEWVSGGIQVLPGSKGDIQAHYPLFSDLEKAEEGIRGSTPSPTLTLVTDSLPDIQDGSIVLYRKFQVGEIMRVRPKADTFEVEVYIRPEHRKLLTENSVFWAEGGARVQLNTSGLTVQASPLNRALKGAISFDNLEGAPEIKGGKRVLYNNETAARAVGSRIILRTYDASKLAPGMPIRYLGIDIGQLDSLKLSEQRNDVLVQAVLYPEYVRNFARSGTRFSVVTPEISAAGVNHLETLFQPYINVEPGNGSVTRNFELQQATISDSRYQDGLNISVDAPEAGALQVGTPVLFRGIEVGTVTGLSLGTLSDRIAISLRISKRYQHLVRDNSVFWQASGYNLEFGLVGGVIKSGTFQQFIRGGIAFATPPSTPLAPKAQEGKHFLLRNEEPKEWRQWGTAIPNAPDN from the coding sequence ATGCAAGATAATACGTCTGGGACACCAACCGAAGCTACCGTGAAAAACAAGCGCCGCCTGTCACCATTTTGGCTGCTACCGCTGATTGCGTTGATGATTGCCGGCTGGCTGATTTACACCAATCAACAGGAGCGCGGGGCGACGGTTACGATCGATTTCGTCTCCGCCGACGGCATTGTCGCCGGACGAACCCCCGTGCGCTACCAAGGGGTGGAAGTCGGCACCGTGCAAAATATCAAGCTGAGTGAAGACCTGCGCACCATACAGGTCGAAGCCAGCATCAAAAGCGATATGAAGGAAGCATTACGCAGCGGCACGCAGTTCTGGCTGGTTACGCCAAAAGCGTCTCTCGCCGGGGTTTCAGGACTAGATGCGCTGGTGGGCGGTAACTACATCGGTATGATGCCCGGTTCCGGCGAGGCGCAAGAGCACTTTTCTGCGCTGGATACGCAGCCCAAATACCGCGTTAACACCGGAGAATTGCTGATTCATCTTCACGCTGACGATCTCGGATCGTTGAATACCGGTTCGCTGGTTTACTACCGTAAAATTCCGGTCGGGAAAGTCTACGATTACACGGTTTCTCAGGATCGCCACGGTGTGACGATTGATGTGTTGGTTGAACGCCGTTTCATTCATCTGGTAAAAAAGAATAGCCGTTTCTGGAATGTGTCCGGCTTTAATGCCGACATCAGCGTCAGCGGCGCAAAAATTGAGATGGAGAATCTGGCCGCACTGGTTAACGGAGCGATTGCGTTCGATTCACCGGAAGAGAGCGAAGACGCCGGTGCTGAGCAATCCTACCGCCTCTATCCCGATCTGGCACAGAGCCAGCGAGGAGTGAAAATCACGCTGGATTTACCTTCTGGCGATAATTTATCCGAAGGCCGCACCCCGCTGATGTATCAGGGGCTGGAAGTCGGGACGTTGAATAAAATCACCTTAAACCCGGACGACGGCAAGGTCAGCGGAGAGTTGATCATCGATCCCTCCGTAATTACGCTAATGCGAGAAGGCACGCGTATTGAACTCAACAAGCCCCAGCTTTCACTCAGCGACCTGAATATATCGCGCCTGCTGAGTGGCCCCACGCTGACGTTACTCCCCGGCGAAGGCGAACCTCGCCAGCATTTTACCGTGCTGGATAGCGGGCAACAGCAACTCGCCCAGCCCGGTGCGCTTTCTATTCAGCTAACGGCAGCACAAAGTTATGGCATTGATAGTGGTCAACCTGTACTGCTACACGGTGTACAAATCGGTCAGGTCGTGAAACGCACGCTGGATGAACAAGGTGTCAGCTTCGTTTTGGTGATCGAGCCGAGATATCGCCAGTTATTGCACCGCGACAGTAAATTTATCGTTAACAGTCGCGTGAATGTGAAGATGGGGCTGGATGGCATTCAAGTGCTGGGTGCCAGCGCGCAAGAATGGGTTAGCGGTGGTATTCAGGTTTTACCGGGTAGCAAAGGTGACATTCAGGCACATTACCCGCTGTTCAGCGATCTCGAAAAAGCCGAAGAAGGTATTCGGGGTTCCACCCCCTCGCCTACCCTTACCTTGGTAACCGATAGCTTGCCGGATATTCAGGACGGCTCTATCGTGCTATACCGTAAATTCCAGGTGGGAGAAATCATGCGGGTACGCCCTAAGGCGGATACCTTTGAAGTCGAGGTTTATATCCGTCCAGAGCACCGCAAACTGTTGACGGAAAACAGCGTGTTCTGGGCAGAAGGCGGTGCCCGCGTGCAGTTGAATACCTCAGGCCTGACGGTGCAAGCCTCACCATTGAATCGCGCACTTAAGGGAGCGATCAGTTTTGATAATCTGGAAGGCGCACCGGAAATTAAAGGCGGCAAGCGCGTCCTGTACAATAACGAAACCGCCGCGCGCGCCGTGGGTAGCCGTATCATTCTGCGCACCTACGACGCCAGCAAACTCGCACCGGGAATGCCTATCCGCTATCTGGGCATTGATATCGGCCAGTTGGATTCGCTAAAGCTGTCCGAACAGCGTAACGACGTTCTGGTTCAAGCCGTGCTCTACCCTGAATATGTGCGGAATTTCGCCCGTTCTGGCACACGCTTTTCCGTCGTCACCCCAGAAATTTCCGCTGCGGGAGTGAATCATCTGGAAACGCTCTTCCAACCTTATATTAACGTCGAGCCGGGTAACGGCAGCGTGACGCGCAATTTTGAGCTACAACAGGCCACCATCTCGGATTCCCGCTATCAGGATGGCTTGAATATCAGCGTTGATGCGCCGGAAGCGGGAGCATTGCAGGTTGGAACGCCGGTTCTATTCCGCGGTATTGAAGTGGGAACCGTGACAGGGTTGTCGCTAGGCACCTTGTCGGATCGTATCGCCATTTCGCTACGCATCAGCAAACGCTATCAGCATCTGGTACGCGATAATTCCGTCTTCTGGCAAGCATCTGGCTACAATCTGGAATTCGGGCTGGTTGGCGGCGTCATTAAGAGCGGAACCTTTCAACAGTTTATTCGCGGCGGCATCGCTTTCGCCACGCCTCCTAGCACGCCACTCGCACCTAAGGCACAGGAAGGGAAACACTTCTTGCTAAGGAACGAAGAGCCTAAAGAGTGGCGGCAATGGGGTACGGCGATTCCGAACGCTCCAGATAATTAA
- the rsmF gene encoding 16S rRNA (cytosine(1407)-C(5))-methyltransferase RsmF, whose amino-acid sequence MAKFTPANLPAEFLDTMRDIMPSSLSMEDFIAACQRPLRRSIRVNTLKISVDAFRQLVQPYGWQLEPIPWCQEGFWLLNTEEENTRLGNTLEHLSGLFYIQEASSMLPVSALFHRNDALGTILDVAAAPGSKTTQIAARLNNEGAIVANEYSASRVKVLHANISRCGVSNTAITHFDGRVFGAALPEYFDAILLDAPCSGEGVVRKDPAAMSHWSQESITDIAATQRDLILSAFHALKPGGVMIYSTCTLNRQENQQVCHWLQAQFPDACEFESLDDLFADAELATTEEGFLHVFPQIYDSEGFFVARLRKTASVPPLPRPGYKVGKFPFSPVAHKDRVLLTEAARKQGIHWDEALLQLWQRDSEIWLFPAALASAFGNIKFSRIGIKLAERFPKGFRWQHEAVVALADPNASNAYALNDHIACEWFQGKDSYPDPLPTADELILTYQNTPVGLAKRISSRIKNSLPRDLVRDGASSARLLAKE is encoded by the coding sequence GTGGCAAAATTTACTCCAGCCAATCTGCCTGCTGAATTTCTCGACACTATGCGAGACATTATGCCTTCATCACTTTCGATGGAGGATTTCATTGCCGCCTGCCAGCGTCCGCTGCGCCGGAGCATCCGCGTCAATACGTTAAAAATCAGCGTTGATGCCTTTCGACAGCTCGTACAACCTTATGGTTGGCAGCTTGAGCCGATCCCCTGGTGCCAGGAAGGTTTCTGGCTGCTGAATACAGAAGAGGAAAACACGCGGCTCGGCAATACGCTGGAGCACCTGAGCGGGCTATTCTACATTCAGGAAGCCAGCTCCATGCTGCCCGTCAGCGCCCTGTTCCATCGTAATGATGCGCTGGGAACCATTTTAGACGTCGCCGCTGCGCCGGGTTCCAAAACAACGCAGATTGCGGCACGACTGAATAACGAAGGCGCTATCGTTGCCAACGAGTACTCAGCCAGCCGGGTAAAGGTACTGCATGCCAATATCAGCCGCTGCGGCGTCAGCAATACTGCGATTACCCACTTCGATGGGCGCGTTTTCGGCGCGGCGCTGCCGGAATATTTTGATGCGATACTGCTAGATGCCCCGTGCTCAGGTGAAGGCGTGGTGCGTAAAGATCCGGCGGCGATGAGCCACTGGTCGCAAGAGAGCATTACCGACATTGCCGCTACGCAGCGCGATCTGATTCTGAGTGCGTTCCATGCCCTAAAGCCCGGCGGCGTGATGATTTATTCCACTTGTACGTTGAATCGGCAGGAAAATCAGCAGGTCTGTCATTGGTTACAGGCGCAATTCCCTGATGCGTGTGAGTTTGAATCACTAGACGATCTCTTCGCTGACGCAGAACTCGCCACAACGGAAGAAGGCTTCTTGCACGTCTTCCCACAGATTTACGACAGTGAAGGCTTCTTTGTTGCCCGTTTGCGTAAAACCGCCAGCGTGCCGCCACTGCCGCGCCCGGGTTATAAAGTCGGTAAATTTCCGTTCTCTCCGGTCGCACACAAAGATCGTGTGTTACTCACAGAGGCTGCACGTAAACAGGGTATTCACTGGGATGAAGCATTACTTCAGCTATGGCAGCGTGATAGCGAGATTTGGCTTTTCCCTGCGGCACTCGCCTCTGCATTTGGCAATATCAAATTCTCACGCATTGGCATTAAGCTTGCCGAACGCTTCCCCAAAGGCTTTCGTTGGCAGCATGAAGCGGTTGTGGCACTGGCAGACCCGAACGCGAGCAATGCCTACGCACTGAACGATCACATCGCCTGTGAGTGGTTTCAGGGCAAAGACAGCTACCCAGATCCGCTTCCTACTGCGGATGAATTGATTTTAACTTACCAGAACACGCCCGTTGGTCTGGCAAAGCGCATCAGCAGTCGGATAAAAAACAGCCTACCACGCGATTTAGTTCGGGATGGCGCATCCTCCGCACGGCTTCTTGCTAAAGAATAA
- a CDS encoding YebW family protein: protein MFALVIFVCYLGHGCDDLVVGAYNTEAQCLQAMDEQRLRRAGCFPIEEYIDGFWVPAQEYADF from the coding sequence ATGTTTGCATTAGTGATATTTGTTTGTTATCTCGGGCATGGCTGTGACGATTTGGTCGTCGGTGCCTACAACACCGAAGCGCAGTGTCTACAAGCGATGGACGAACAGCGCCTGCGTCGCGCTGGCTGCTTCCCCATTGAAGAGTATATTGATGGCTTCTGGGTTCCTGCCCAAGAGTACGCTGATTTCTAA